A region from the Triticum aestivum cultivar Chinese Spring chromosome 3D, IWGSC CS RefSeq v2.1, whole genome shotgun sequence genome encodes:
- the LOC123076668 gene encoding increased DNA methylation 1-like produces the protein MALPAFASHAGCADASPAPWERLLLMSGKPLLRCLREAWDLERVKIFRAEEQARAALEQDRERSAQAKKRSLQLLAKQGRKGGARALAVDGGGDRSDDACGVCADGGQLLCCDSCPSTFHPECVAVQGVPDGSWACHYCRCFLCSASDGAPSTCHQCARKYHNHCRTSLFAGHEIGPFCSESCNKIAAKLTEMAGVTNRADEDGYSWSLLKILKDSGDSADVLECNAKLAVALGVLDECFNPVKDRRTGVDMLHHAVYSLRSEFKRLSYEGFYTMVLEKDTEIVSVALFRFHGNKLAEMPFAGTLPHYRRQGMMGRLVKAVEQVLATVQVEKLVIPAVTEVVDTWKRSFGFVPMEPRLREETKRLSMVVVTGTVMLQKHIAPPMTEDELAFLEMSWPLSSFTDLVAGIAFPPPSGADPLATAVRGVGTSGRRSCGGEAVGSSVFQMPSYAPAAHGGSLRLGMNK, from the exons ATGGCGCTCCCGGCCTTCGCGTCGCACGCCGGCTGCGCGGACGCGTCCCCGGCGCCGTGGGAGAGGCTGCTGCTGATGTCCGGCAAGCCGCTGCTGCGGTGCCTGCGGGAGGCGTGGGATCTGGAGCGCGTGAAGATCTTCCGCGCGGAGGAGCAGGCGCGGGCGGCGCTGGAGCAGGACCGGGAGCGGAGCGCGCAGGCGAAGAAGCGGTCGCTGCAGCTGCTCGCCAAGCAGGGGAGGAAGGGAGGAGCCCGTGCCCTCgccgtcgacggcggcggcgaccggagcgaCGACGCGTGCGGCGTGTGCGCGGACGGCGGGCAGCTGCTGTGCTGCGACAGCTGCCCGTCGACCTTCCACCCGGAGTGCGTCGCCGTGCAGGGCGTCCCCGACGGCTCCTGGGCCTGCCACTACTGCCGCTGCTTCCTCTGCTCTGCCAGCGACGGCGCCCCCTCCACCTGTCACCAGTGCGCTCGCAAGT ATCACAACCACTGCCGCACGTCGCTGTTCGCCGGGCACGAGATCGGGCCATTCTGCAGCGAATCCTGCAACAAG ATTGCGGCGAAGCTGACGGAGATGGCGGGGGTGACGAACAGGGCAGATGAGGACGGCTACTCCTGGTCCCTGTTGAAGATCCTGAAGGACTCCGGGGACTCCGCTGACGTTCTCGAGTGCAATGCGAAGCTGGCCGTGGCGCTGGGCGTGCTGGATGAGTGCTTCAACCCCGTCAAGGACCGGCGCACCGGCGTCGACATGCTGCACCATGCCGTCTACAGCCTCAG GTCGGAGTTCAAGAGGCTAAGCTATGAAGGATTCTACACCATGGTGCTCGAGAAGGACACAGAAATCGTCTCGGTGGCCCTGTTCAG GTTCCATGGCAACAAACTGGCAGAGATGCCGTTCGCGGGCACGCTGCCGCACTACCGGAGGCAGGGGATGATGGGCCGCCTCGTCAAGGCCGTCGAGCAG GTGCTGGCGACGGTGCAGGTGGAGAAGCTGGTGATTCCGGCGGTGACCGAGGTGGTCGACACGTGGAAGAGGTCCTTCGGTTTCGTGCCCATGGAGCCGCGGCTGAGGGAGGAGACCAAGAGGCTCAGCATGGTCGTCGTCACCGGCACCGTCATGCTGCAGAAGCACATC GCGCCGCCGATGACTGAGGACGAGCTGGCGTTCCTGGAGATGAGCTGGCCGCTCTCCAGTTTCACCGACCTCGTGGCTGGGATTGCGTTCCCGCCGCCGTCTGGCGCCGACCCGCTGGCAACCGCCGTGAGGGGGGTGGGGACGAGCGGCCGGCGGTCCTGCGGCGGCGAGGCGGTGGGCTCGAGCGTGTTCCAGATGCCTAGCTACGCACCTGCTGCGCACGGCGGCAGTCTACGCCTCGGCATGAACAAGTAA